From Bradyrhizobium symbiodeficiens, the proteins below share one genomic window:
- a CDS encoding efflux RND transporter permease subunit: MKRFNLSAWAVSHPTLVLFLMIMLGVAGFFSYEKLGRAEDPFFTVKVVNVSVIWPGATAQEMQTQVADPIEKKIQELPYFEKVQTYSKPAFTALQVTFRDSTPPKDVPYLFYLLRKKLADVQGQLPSGILGPVVNDEFSDVDSILYMMTGDGADYAQLKKVSEGFRQRLLKVPGVTKVDVYGNQDERIFVEFSHAKLATLGITPQALFDSLAKQNNVTPAGTVETSSQRVPLRVTGALDGAKAVAETPVESNGRVFRLGDIATVTHGYVDPPSFVVRQEGKAAIGIGVVTAKGANILELGKEVEKATAEFMKAVPQGIDVKLIADQPKVVEHAVSEFVHSFMEALVIVLFVSFLALGWRTGIVVALSVPLVLGIVFIVMNMMSLDLHRITLGALIIALGLLVDDAIIAVEMMVVKMEQGWDRMRAASFAWESTAFPMLTGTLVTAAGFLPIGFANSAVGEYAGSIFWIVAIALVASWFVAVIFTPYIGVMLLPNIKVHQNHDPHAVYETRMYRGLRAIVQWCVNHRITVVVATVGVFIASVVGFGHVQQQFFPLSERPELFFQLRLPEGTAFNVTEKAVKKAETLLKDDKDIETYTSYVGQGSPRFWLGLNPQLPNEAFAEIVIVAKGVEGRERVKAKIENAVADGMLSEARVRVDRFNFGPPVGFPVQFRVIGPDANKVREIAYQVRDVMRQNKSVKDVQLDWNEQSPYLKLVVDQDRARALGLTPQDVSQALALLISGSQVTTVRDGIEKVGVVARAVPSERLDLGGVGDLTITSRNGVAVPLQQVAKIEYSHEEPIMWRRNRDMAITVRSDVVDGVQAPDVTGQITPKLKAIKDHLEPAYRIEAGGAFEESAKGNASIFVLFPLMVMVMLTLLMIQLQSFSRLILVFLTAPLGIVGASFGLNVANAPFGFVALLGLIALAGMIMRNTVILVDQIETDVSHGLTRREAIVEATVRRARPVVLTALAAILAMIPLSRSAFWGPMAITIMGGLFVATFLTLLYLPGLYALWFRKSLDEAGTPEQPAAPQHGSDEHPAIPLAEAAE; the protein is encoded by the coding sequence ATGAAGCGCTTCAACCTTTCGGCCTGGGCCGTCAGCCATCCGACGCTGGTTCTCTTCCTGATGATCATGCTCGGCGTCGCCGGCTTCTTCTCCTACGAGAAGCTCGGTCGGGCCGAGGATCCGTTCTTCACGGTCAAGGTGGTCAACGTCTCCGTGATCTGGCCGGGCGCGACCGCGCAGGAGATGCAGACCCAGGTCGCCGATCCCATCGAGAAGAAGATCCAGGAGCTGCCCTATTTCGAGAAGGTGCAGACCTATTCCAAGCCCGCCTTCACCGCGCTCCAGGTCACCTTCCGCGACTCCACGCCGCCGAAGGACGTGCCTTACCTCTTCTATCTCCTGCGCAAGAAGCTCGCCGACGTGCAGGGCCAGTTGCCGTCGGGCATCCTGGGACCCGTCGTCAACGACGAGTTCTCCGACGTCGATTCCATCCTCTACATGATGACCGGCGACGGCGCCGACTACGCCCAGCTCAAGAAGGTTTCCGAAGGCTTCCGTCAGCGCCTCCTGAAGGTGCCCGGCGTGACCAAGGTCGACGTCTACGGCAATCAGGACGAGCGCATCTTCGTCGAGTTCTCCCACGCCAAGCTCGCCACCCTCGGCATCACGCCGCAGGCGCTGTTCGACTCGCTCGCCAAGCAGAACAATGTGACGCCGGCCGGCACGGTCGAAACCTCCTCGCAGCGCGTGCCGCTGCGCGTCACCGGCGCCCTCGACGGCGCCAAGGCCGTCGCCGAAACGCCGGTCGAGAGCAACGGCCGCGTGTTCCGCCTCGGCGACATCGCCACCGTCACCCATGGCTATGTCGATCCGCCGAGCTTCGTCGTGCGCCAGGAAGGCAAGGCCGCGATCGGCATCGGCGTCGTCACCGCCAAGGGCGCTAACATCCTCGAGCTCGGCAAGGAGGTCGAGAAGGCGACGGCCGAATTCATGAAGGCGGTGCCGCAGGGCATCGACGTCAAGCTGATCGCCGACCAGCCCAAGGTCGTCGAGCACGCCGTCAGCGAGTTCGTGCACTCCTTCATGGAAGCGCTCGTCATCGTGCTGTTCGTCTCGTTCCTGGCACTGGGCTGGCGCACCGGCATCGTGGTTGCGCTGTCGGTGCCGCTGGTGCTCGGCATCGTCTTCATCGTCATGAACATGATGTCGCTCGACCTGCACCGCATCACGCTGGGTGCGCTGATCATCGCGCTCGGCCTGCTCGTCGACGACGCCATCATCGCGGTCGAGATGATGGTCGTGAAGATGGAGCAGGGCTGGGACCGCATGCGCGCGGCGTCGTTTGCCTGGGAATCTACCGCGTTTCCGATGCTCACGGGAACGCTGGTCACGGCCGCTGGCTTCCTTCCCATCGGCTTTGCCAATTCGGCGGTCGGCGAATATGCCGGCAGTATCTTCTGGATCGTGGCGATCGCGCTGGTCGCCTCCTGGTTCGTGGCGGTGATCTTCACGCCCTATATCGGCGTCATGCTGCTGCCCAACATCAAGGTGCACCAGAATCACGATCCGCACGCGGTCTACGAGACCCGCATGTACCGGGGCCTGCGCGCCATCGTGCAATGGTGTGTCAATCACCGCATCACCGTGGTGGTCGCGACCGTCGGCGTCTTCATCGCCTCGGTCGTCGGCTTCGGCCATGTCCAGCAGCAGTTCTTCCCGCTGTCGGAGCGGCCCGAGTTGTTCTTCCAGTTGCGCCTGCCTGAGGGCACCGCCTTCAACGTCACCGAGAAGGCGGTGAAGAAGGCCGAGACGCTGCTGAAGGACGACAAGGACATCGAGACCTACACGTCCTATGTCGGCCAGGGCTCGCCGCGCTTCTGGCTCGGCCTCAATCCGCAGTTGCCGAACGAGGCCTTTGCCGAGATCGTCATCGTCGCCAAGGGCGTCGAGGGGCGCGAGCGCGTCAAGGCCAAGATCGAGAACGCGGTTGCGGACGGCATGCTGTCCGAGGCGCGCGTCCGCGTCGATCGCTTCAACTTCGGCCCGCCGGTCGGCTTCCCCGTGCAGTTCCGCGTGATCGGTCCCGACGCCAACAAGGTGCGCGAGATCGCCTACCAGGTCCGCGACGTCATGCGGCAGAACAAGAGTGTCAAGGACGTCCAGCTCGACTGGAACGAGCAGTCGCCCTACCTCAAGCTCGTCGTCGACCAGGATCGTGCCCGCGCCCTGGGCCTGACCCCGCAGGACGTGTCGCAGGCGCTCGCGCTGCTGATCTCGGGCTCGCAGGTCACGACCGTGCGCGACGGCATCGAGAAGGTCGGCGTGGTGGCCCGTGCGGTCCCGTCCGAACGCCTCGACCTCGGCGGCGTCGGCGATCTCACCATCACCTCGCGCAACGGCGTTGCCGTGCCCCTGCAGCAGGTCGCCAAGATCGAATATTCCCACGAAGAGCCGATCATGTGGCGGCGCAACCGCGACATGGCGATCACCGTGCGCTCCGACGTGGTCGACGGCGTGCAGGCGCCCGACGTCACGGGCCAGATCACCCCGAAGCTGAAGGCGATCAAGGACCACCTCGAGCCGGCCTACCGGATCGAGGCGGGCGGCGCGTTCGAGGAATCTGCCAAGGGCAACGCCTCGATCTTCGTCCTCTTCCCGCTGATGGTCATGGTGATGCTGACGCTGCTGATGATCCAGCTGCAGAGCTTCTCGCGCCTGATCCTGGTGTTCCTGACCGCGCCGCTCGGCATCGTCGGCGCCTCCTTCGGCCTCAACGTCGCCAATGCCCCGTTCGGCTTCGTGGCGCTGCTCGGCCTGATCGCGCTTGCCGGCATGATCATGCGCAACACGGTCATCCTGGTCGACCAGATCGAGACCGACGTCTCGCACGGCCTGACCCGACGCGAGGCGATCGTGGAGGCCACCGTGCGCCGCGCCCGCCCGGTGGTGCTGACTGCGCTCGCGGCCATCCTCGCCATGATCCCGCTGTCGCGCTCGGCCTTCTGGGGCCCGATGGCGATCACCATCATGGGTGGCCTGTTCGTCGCGACCTTCCTGACGCTGCTGTATTTGCCGGGCCTCTATGCACTTTGGTTCCGGAAGAGCCTGGACGAGGCGGGTACTCCCGAGCAGCCTGCCGCGCCGCAGCATGGCAGCGATGAACATCCGGCAATTCCGCTTGCTGAAGCGGCTGAATAA
- a CDS encoding TetR/AcrR family transcriptional regulator yields the protein MTLVAEHIEGDTRDRILEVAERLFRQIGYQKTTVGDIAKELRMSPANVYRFFESKKAIHQAVARGLMGEVELEAQRIVAKPGPVPERFRELLTTIHRMNTERYVGDNKLHEMVEIAMQEDWQVCVNHMECIGGFVGQMIAQGVASGDFEAPDLQLAALCSCTAMMRFFHPQMIAQCATKPGPTIDQMIDFVIAGLSPRH from the coding sequence ATGACACTGGTTGCGGAACATATCGAAGGCGACACCCGGGATCGTATTCTCGAGGTGGCCGAGCGGCTGTTCCGCCAGATCGGCTACCAGAAGACCACGGTCGGGGACATCGCTAAGGAGCTCAGGATGAGCCCCGCCAACGTGTATCGCTTCTTCGAATCGAAGAAGGCGATTCATCAGGCGGTGGCGCGGGGTTTGATGGGCGAGGTCGAGCTCGAGGCGCAGCGGATCGTGGCGAAGCCCGGTCCGGTGCCGGAGCGCTTCCGTGAGCTGCTCACCACCATCCATCGCATGAACACCGAGCGCTATGTCGGCGACAACAAGTTGCACGAGATGGTCGAGATCGCAATGCAGGAGGATTGGCAGGTTTGCGTCAATCACATGGAGTGTATTGGCGGCTTTGTCGGCCAGATGATCGCTCAGGGCGTCGCCTCGGGCGATTTCGAGGCACCCGATCTCCAACTGGCCGCGCTCTGCTCCTGTACCGCGATGATGCGGTTCTTCCACCCCCAGATGATCGCCCAATGTGCCACCAAGCCGGGCCCGACCATCGACCAGATGATCGATTTCGTCATCGCGGGTCTGTCGCCGCGCCACTGA